Proteins encoded by one window of Oreochromis niloticus isolate F11D_XX linkage group LG17, O_niloticus_UMD_NMBU, whole genome shotgun sequence:
- the LOC109195142 gene encoding CXADR-like membrane protein, with translation MRHVPVGGNMTLKCSVNPSSYGWKYYWYRDENWSEPLTPQDAVFHSNGQITVSQEGLYRCRGGRGNPVYYTEDSEPFNIDKTTSSSSFLVLMITGLISGIIFIFLLFLFLYKKKCSADDPRVSQDENQQQVYSSLLHGEDSVYETIRDSGNTQNAG, from the exons ATGAGACACGTTCCAGTAGGGGGCAATATGACCCTGAAATGTTCAGTGAACCCATCATCATATGGatggaaatactactggtaCAGAGATGAGAACTGGTCTGAACCCCTGACCCCACAAGATGCAGTTTTCCACTCAAATGGACAAATCACAGTCTCACAGGAAGGACTCTACAGATGCAGAGGAGGcagaggaaacccagtttactacacagaggacagtgaGCCCTTCAACATTGATAAAA CTACGTCCAGTTCTTCATTTCTTGTTCTGATGATCACGGGACTCATTTCTGGAATCATATTTATTTTCCTCCTGTTCCTGTTCCTGTACAAAAAGAAAT GTTCTGCTGATGACCCGAGGGTGAGTCAGGATGAAAATCAACAGCAAGTCTACTCCTCTCTTCTTCATG GTGAGGATTCTGTCTATGAAACAATCAGAGACTCTGGAAATACTCAAAATG CTGGGTGA